From the Natrarchaeobaculum aegyptiacum genome, one window contains:
- the cofC gene encoding 2-phospho-L-lactate guanylyltransferase, producing the protein MEVLVPFAAERPKTRLEPVLSAEERAAFARVMLADVLETVTETGHDPVVLSTAPLEDRAVESERLSREPEVDPRGTIEGIDPQIVIDDRSLSAAVGGRLPGPGDDPVAVVMADLALVTPVSLETLFEPLVGDGPRGESVPDVVIAPGRGGGTNALVVDHPQFSVDYHGASYRDHVRIAREAGATVESVDSYRLGTDVDEPADLVEVVLHGEGQAAAFLDALGFDLETGSGRVTVARDSGPI; encoded by the coding sequence ATGGAGGTTCTCGTCCCGTTCGCCGCCGAGAGGCCGAAAACCCGCCTCGAGCCGGTGCTCTCGGCCGAGGAACGAGCGGCGTTCGCGCGGGTGATGCTCGCCGACGTCCTCGAAACCGTCACCGAGACTGGACACGACCCGGTGGTGCTCTCGACGGCACCGCTCGAGGATCGAGCGGTCGAGTCGGAGAGGCTGTCGCGAGAACCGGAGGTCGATCCGCGCGGAACCATCGAGGGCATCGACCCGCAAATCGTGATCGACGATCGATCGCTCTCGGCGGCCGTCGGCGGCCGTCTTCCCGGACCGGGTGACGATCCCGTCGCCGTGGTGATGGCCGATCTCGCGCTGGTGACACCTGTGTCACTCGAGACACTGTTCGAACCGCTCGTGGGTGACGGACCTCGAGGCGAGTCCGTCCCGGACGTCGTCATCGCGCCGGGCCGTGGCGGCGGGACGAACGCACTCGTCGTCGACCACCCCCAGTTTTCGGTCGACTATCACGGCGCGTCCTACCGTGACCACGTTCGGATCGCCCGCGAAGCCGGCGCGACTGTCGAATCCGTCGACTCCTACCGGCTGGGGACGGACGTCGACGAGCCAGCGGACCTGGTCGAAGTGGTACTCCACGGCGAGGGGCAAGCCGCTGCCTTTCTGGATGCACTCGGCTTCGACCTCGAAACGGGCAGTGGCCGGGTTACCGTCGCTCGAGACAGTGGTCCGATTTAG
- a CDS encoding dipeptide epimerase has product MTLSHSFERRSLPLEDQFTIARGTQKTAEVVTVRLEDDDGNVGIGGAGPAAHYGETPATVEAVLPDLLAAVEEVDDRHNLQRIERRMRETVRANPAARTAVSIACHDLVARQLGVPLYRYLGLDPAEALETSYTIAIDDLETMREKTERAVDRGFGTLKVKLGTDRDREIIETIRSVAPDVRLFVDANEAWTPTDAITRIDWLADFDVTLVEQPVPAENPTGMREVFERSSLPIVADESCLTAADVPRIADRCDVVNCKLMKCGGIREAIRLVHAARAHGLEVMGGCMLESNASIAAACHLSPLLDYADLDGALLLADDPFEGVPMPDGEIDLTGLDRPGTGVR; this is encoded by the coding sequence ATGACACTCAGCCACTCGTTCGAACGGCGCTCGCTTCCGCTCGAAGACCAGTTTACGATCGCCCGCGGGACCCAGAAGACGGCGGAGGTCGTGACCGTCAGGCTCGAAGACGACGACGGGAACGTGGGTATCGGCGGGGCAGGACCAGCGGCCCACTACGGGGAGACGCCGGCGACCGTCGAGGCGGTCCTCCCGGATCTTCTCGCAGCCGTGGAGGAGGTCGACGATCGCCACAACCTCCAGCGGATCGAGCGTCGGATGCGCGAAACCGTTCGGGCCAACCCCGCGGCCCGTACGGCGGTGAGCATCGCCTGTCACGATCTCGTTGCCCGACAGCTCGGGGTACCGCTCTATCGCTATCTGGGGCTCGATCCAGCCGAGGCCCTCGAGACGTCGTACACGATCGCCATCGACGACCTCGAGACGATGCGAGAGAAGACCGAGCGAGCCGTCGACCGCGGCTTCGGGACGCTCAAGGTCAAACTCGGAACCGACCGCGACCGTGAGATCATCGAGACGATTCGGTCGGTCGCGCCCGACGTCCGGCTGTTCGTCGACGCGAACGAGGCGTGGACGCCGACCGACGCGATCACCCGGATCGACTGGCTCGCCGACTTCGACGTAACGCTCGTCGAACAGCCCGTGCCAGCCGAGAACCCGACGGGCATGCGCGAGGTCTTCGAGCGTTCGTCACTCCCGATCGTCGCCGACGAATCCTGTCTCACAGCAGCAGACGTCCCCCGGATCGCCGACCGCTGTGACGTCGTCAACTGCAAACTCATGAAGTGCGGTGGCATCCGCGAGGCGATCCGTCTCGTCCACGCTGCCCGCGCCCACGGCCTCGAGGTGATGGGCGGCTGTATGCTCGAGTCGAACGCCTCGATCGCTGCGGCCTGCCACCTCTCGCCGTTGCTCGATTACGCGGATCTCGACGGTGCGCTGTTGCTCGCCGACGATCCGTTCGAGGGCGTCCCGATGCCTGACGGCGAGATCGATCTCACTGGACTCGATCGGCCGGGGACCGGCGTTCGGTGA
- a CDS encoding DUF1611 domain-containing protein: MRVALLAHEQFPERAKTAQGILRYGDDEVIAVLDRANAGSRVAEYLPDVQDAPIVAGMDDLESDAVDALVIGIAPIGGGFDDSWRDDVRTALEYGCDVIAGLHTFLSADEEFVRLADENGCELRDVRKPPEDLTVAEGVADRVDAEVICTVGTDCSVGKMTTTMELARAARDAGYDAAVVPTGQTGIMIEGWGTPVDRVISDFAAGAVEEMILEAGDEHDYLFVEGQGSIFHPAYSGVTCAILHGSMPDRLVICHDPTREVIHGYDSFELPPIEYYVEQYESLADPVSEAEVVAGALNTAGLEGDAARAAIDDYADELGAPATDVVRFDPETVLEAVC; encoded by the coding sequence ATGCGCGTTGCACTTCTCGCTCACGAACAGTTTCCAGAGCGTGCGAAGACGGCACAGGGAATCCTCCGGTACGGAGACGACGAGGTCATCGCGGTCCTCGACCGGGCGAACGCGGGGAGTCGCGTAGCCGAGTACCTCCCGGACGTCCAGGACGCCCCGATCGTCGCTGGCATGGACGACCTCGAGTCCGACGCGGTCGACGCCCTCGTGATCGGCATCGCGCCCATCGGCGGCGGGTTCGACGACAGCTGGCGCGACGACGTCCGGACGGCCCTCGAGTACGGCTGTGACGTGATCGCGGGCCTCCACACGTTTCTCTCGGCGGACGAGGAGTTCGTTCGGTTGGCCGACGAGAACGGTTGTGAACTCAGGGACGTCAGAAAACCACCCGAAGACCTTACCGTCGCCGAGGGCGTTGCGGACAGGGTCGACGCAGAGGTGATCTGCACCGTCGGCACCGACTGTTCGGTCGGGAAGATGACGACGACGATGGAACTCGCGCGGGCTGCACGCGATGCCGGCTACGATGCGGCCGTCGTCCCGACTGGCCAGACGGGGATCATGATCGAGGGCTGGGGCACTCCCGTCGACCGGGTGATCAGCGACTTCGCGGCCGGTGCCGTCGAGGAAATGATCCTCGAGGCGGGCGACGAGCACGACTACCTCTTCGTGGAGGGCCAGGGCAGCATCTTTCACCCGGCGTACTCGGGCGTGACCTGTGCGATCCTCCACGGCTCGATGCCGGATCGGCTCGTCATCTGTCACGACCCGACCCGGGAGGTGATCCACGGCTACGACTCCTTCGAGCTCCCCCCGATCGAGTACTACGTCGAGCAGTACGAGTCGCTCGCCGATCCCGTCAGCGAGGCCGAGGTCGTCGCCGGTGCGCTGAACACCGCCGGGCTCGAGGGCGACGCCGCTCGAGCCGCAATCGACGACTACGCCGACGAACTCGGCGCGCCGGCGACCGACGTGGTCCGGTTCGATCCCGAAACCGTCCTCGAGGCCGTCTGCTGA
- a CDS encoding Vms1/Ankzf1 family peptidyl-tRNA hydrolase: MFDVDELLGRASLKDRIAELEEETDRLQSRYEAEKERRAEATTAKQEADRRINRLEDRIAQLEGELERERDDDRGLEYRRRDRLRGRELEAVVDRLASVRTGPEGSFTAVLEDDERVSDLDHSLQDLLDDRLVLLEDAAPCLCYVDDAGLLAVALDPPVRPVLEPTWDDRFVLEREWFLPTDEHLLAVVRADLFAVGVYEDDERLDSRGFESDVKGSHSKGGFSQARFERIRDEQIDAHLERAAEAIAAVRGDVGDVPLYLTGQRGVVETLVEEAGFEPAATAAVDATGDPTSALEAAERSFWTTDCYVL, from the coding sequence ATGTTCGACGTCGACGAGTTGCTCGGCCGCGCGTCACTCAAAGACCGCATCGCCGAACTCGAGGAGGAAACCGACCGGCTCCAGTCGCGCTACGAGGCCGAGAAAGAGCGCCGCGCCGAGGCGACGACGGCCAAGCAGGAGGCCGATCGTCGAATCAACCGGCTCGAGGATCGCATCGCCCAGCTCGAGGGCGAACTCGAGCGCGAGCGTGACGACGACCGCGGACTCGAGTACCGTCGCCGGGACCGCCTCCGGGGGCGCGAACTCGAGGCCGTCGTCGATCGGCTGGCGTCGGTCCGGACCGGCCCCGAGGGATCGTTCACGGCAGTTCTCGAGGACGACGAGCGGGTGAGCGACCTCGACCACTCGCTTCAAGACCTGCTTGACGACCGTCTCGTCCTGCTCGAGGACGCCGCGCCCTGCCTGTGCTACGTCGACGACGCAGGGTTGCTCGCGGTCGCGCTCGATCCGCCAGTACGACCCGTACTCGAGCCGACCTGGGACGACCGATTCGTTCTCGAGCGTGAGTGGTTCCTGCCGACGGACGAGCACCTTCTCGCGGTGGTCCGGGCCGACCTGTTCGCTGTCGGGGTCTACGAGGACGACGAACGGCTCGACTCCCGTGGATTCGAGAGCGACGTAAAGGGATCCCACTCCAAGGGCGGTTTCTCGCAGGCGCGGTTCGAACGCATTCGCGACGAACAGATCGACGCCCACCTCGAGCGTGCGGCAGAAGCCATCGCGGCGGTCCGGGGCGACGTGGGTGACGTCCCGCTGTACCTCACGGGCCAGCGCGGTGTCGTCGAAACCCTCGTCGAGGAGGCCGGATTCGAGCCGGCAGCGACTGCGGCCGTCGACGCGACCGGCGACCCGACGTCGGCGCTCGAGGCCGCCGAACGGTCGTTCTGGACCACCGATTGTTACGTCCTCTAG
- a CDS encoding DUF5802 family protein, with the protein MFEVFSRSYYLGRLYVTPTDGDRALMHSDQHELINEEVYATGEGLERLDTPLVMKLESHHFPVHGDESVPANTLAVPTSLLEGTDVRNPPSLQEVFLARRERARQLLEYAGGVTADALGRPADEDDEDDDGWGPGYRAG; encoded by the coding sequence ATGTTCGAGGTGTTCTCCCGAAGCTACTACCTCGGGCGTCTCTACGTCACCCCCACCGACGGTGACCGTGCACTGATGCACAGCGACCAGCACGAACTGATCAACGAGGAAGTGTACGCCACCGGCGAGGGACTCGAGCGACTCGATACGCCACTCGTGATGAAACTCGAGTCCCACCACTTCCCCGTCCACGGCGACGAATCGGTGCCGGCGAACACCCTCGCGGTTCCGACCTCGCTTCTCGAGGGAACCGACGTTCGCAACCCGCCGTCGCTGCAGGAAGTGTTTCTGGCGCGGCGGGAACGGGCCAGACAGTTGCTCGAGTACGCCGGCGGCGTCACTGCCGACGCGTTAGGTCGCCCAGCCGACGAAGACGACGAAGACGACGACGGCTGGGGCCCGGGGTATCGGGCCGGGTAG
- a CDS encoding metalloregulator ArsR/SmtB family transcription factor, with protein MDSAALLDLLGNENRRRILRLLARKPCYVTEISEYLGVSPKAVIEHLRKLEEAGLIESRVDDQRRKYFHIARNVRLEVNVSPYGFASKSAYPSNNSFDITTCRHLSLDVTCDDLDDLDELLSTLEDLEQLENELSLAQRWVQGRLCDVLDQFSETVGGGPESRIYADVLSSVRTEPKSIGDLSQDVEVPREIVADVLESMADRGIVRRTERGWELTTSS; from the coding sequence ATGGACTCCGCCGCGTTACTCGATCTCCTCGGCAACGAGAATAGGCGGCGCATCCTTCGCCTGCTCGCACGGAAACCCTGTTACGTCACCGAAATTTCCGAATACCTCGGCGTGAGTCCCAAGGCCGTCATCGAACACCTGCGAAAACTCGAGGAAGCGGGCCTCATCGAGAGCCGGGTCGACGACCAGCGCCGAAAGTACTTCCACATCGCGCGGAACGTCCGTCTCGAGGTGAACGTCTCGCCGTACGGCTTCGCGAGCAAGAGTGCCTACCCGTCGAACAACAGCTTCGACATTACGACCTGTCGGCACCTCTCGCTCGACGTGACGTGTGACGACCTCGACGACCTCGACGAACTGCTCTCGACACTCGAGGACCTGGAGCAACTCGAGAACGAGCTTTCTCTCGCCCAGCGCTGGGTTCAGGGGCGACTCTGTGACGTCCTCGATCAGTTCTCTGAGACCGTTGGCGGCGGTCCAGAGAGCCGGATTTACGCGGACGTGCTCTCGAGTGTGCGCACGGAGCCGAAGTCGATCGGCGACCTGAGTCAGGACGTCGAGGTTCCACGCGAGATCGTCGCCGACGTGCTCGAGTCGATGGCCGACCGGGGAATCGTCAGGCGAACCGAGCGCGGCTGGGAGCTGACGACCAGTTCCTGA
- a CDS encoding fumarylacetoacetate hydrolase family protein — protein MKYARFRDPAGAVRRGSVEDGQVQFANDTYDLSDDAIDVLPPCEPSKIVCIGRNYADHAAEMGSDLPDRPMLFLKPPNTVASHGDTITVPAGKERIDHEAEIGVVIGEQCRHVSEAEAMDVVAGFTCVDDVSNRDDQQEERNWVRGKAFDGAAPLGPVLATPDEVPADATVQTRVNGDLRQDGSREQLIFSVPELIAEITTFLTLEPGDVIATGTPEGVGPLEDGDDVEIEVEGVGTLEHSVRKP, from the coding sequence ATGAAATACGCACGATTCCGAGACCCGGCCGGAGCCGTTCGCCGAGGTAGCGTCGAGGACGGTCAGGTCCAGTTCGCGAACGACACGTACGATCTGTCCGACGACGCTATCGACGTCCTTCCACCATGTGAGCCCTCCAAAATCGTCTGCATCGGCCGAAACTATGCAGACCACGCCGCCGAGATGGGCTCGGACCTGCCGGACCGACCGATGCTCTTCCTCAAGCCGCCAAACACCGTTGCGAGCCACGGCGACACGATCACCGTCCCCGCGGGTAAAGAACGGATCGATCACGAAGCCGAAATCGGCGTCGTCATCGGCGAACAGTGTCGACACGTCTCCGAAGCCGAAGCGATGGACGTCGTCGCCGGGTTTACCTGCGTCGACGACGTCTCGAACCGCGACGACCAACAAGAGGAGCGAAACTGGGTCCGGGGAAAGGCCTTCGACGGCGCCGCACCGCTCGGCCCCGTCCTCGCGACGCCCGACGAAGTTCCCGCCGACGCGACCGTACAGACGCGAGTCAACGGCGACCTCCGACAGGACGGCTCGAGAGAGCAACTCATCTTCTCGGTCCCCGAACTGATCGCCGAGATCACCACCTTCCTCACCCTGGAACCCGGCGACGTGATCGCCACGGGAACGCCCGAGGGCGTCGGTCCGCTCGAGGACGGTGACGACGTCGAAATCGAGGTCGAAGGCGTCGGCACGCTCGAGCACAGCGTTCGAAAACCCTGA
- a CDS encoding DUF357 domain-containing protein, which produces MAADLEEKTDRYGSLLTEALEAATIAPREGTPMAEAAADCYEMADSYLEDGRHFQQNGDLVNALASFSYGHAWLDAGARIGLFDVPTDGHLFTVE; this is translated from the coding sequence ATGGCTGCCGATCTCGAGGAGAAGACGGATCGCTACGGATCGTTACTCACAGAGGCGCTCGAGGCGGCGACGATCGCGCCGCGTGAGGGGACCCCGATGGCCGAGGCCGCAGCCGACTGTTACGAGATGGCCGACTCGTACCTCGAGGACGGGCGTCACTTCCAACAGAACGGCGATCTCGTGAACGCGCTGGCGTCGTTCTCTTACGGTCACGCCTGGCTCGATGCGGGGGCGCGAATCGGCCTCTTCGACGTCCCGACAGACGGGCACCTGTTTACCGTCGAGTGA
- a CDS encoding FAD-dependent oxidoreductase: MSEEPRVEIYTKENCSYCDEAKALFDEKGIEYAEYNVTGDEERFEEMVERTGGRKRAPEVFVDDELIGGWDDTSALEETGELDEKLGLVTDGGEDVVEHRKLIIAGTGIAGLTAAIYAGRGDNDPLVIEGDEPGGQLTLTTDVANYPGFPEGISGPELVNNMKEQARKFGADLKNGIVESVDADQRPFRVELTNGDVYTADAIIAASGASARTLGIPGEDELMGYGLSTCATCDGAFFRDEDMLVVGGGDAAMEEATFLTKFADTVYIAHRREEFRAEQYWIDRVHEKVEAGEIEIMKNTELIEIHGSKEEGVDHVTLVRNDKGHPTDRLDDPETEEFDFDVGAVFFAIGHTPNTEYLEGTGVEMDDEGYLRTQGGSGGGQTETDVPGIFGAGDVVDFHYQQAVTAAGMGSKAALDVDEYLEDLERASTSEAEAAAADD, from the coding sequence ATGAGTGAGGAGCCACGCGTGGAAATATATACGAAGGAGAACTGCTCGTACTGTGACGAGGCGAAGGCCCTCTTCGACGAGAAGGGCATCGAGTACGCCGAATACAACGTCACCGGTGACGAGGAACGGTTCGAGGAGATGGTCGAACGTACAGGCGGGCGCAAGCGGGCCCCGGAAGTGTTCGTCGACGACGAGCTGATCGGCGGCTGGGACGACACCAGCGCACTCGAGGAGACGGGCGAACTCGACGAGAAACTGGGCCTGGTCACCGACGGCGGCGAGGACGTCGTCGAACACCGGAAACTGATCATCGCGGGAACGGGCATCGCGGGACTCACCGCAGCGATCTACGCCGGACGTGGTGACAACGATCCGCTGGTTATCGAGGGCGACGAACCCGGTGGCCAGCTCACCCTGACGACAGACGTAGCGAACTACCCCGGCTTCCCGGAGGGAATCAGCGGCCCCGAGCTGGTAAACAACATGAAAGAACAGGCCCGCAAGTTCGGTGCCGACCTGAAAAACGGCATCGTCGAGTCGGTCGATGCTGATCAGCGACCGTTCCGCGTCGAGTTGACCAACGGCGACGTCTACACGGCCGACGCGATCATCGCCGCCTCGGGGGCCAGCGCCCGCACCCTCGGTATCCCCGGCGAAGACGAACTGATGGGCTACGGCCTCTCGACGTGTGCGACCTGTGACGGCGCGTTCTTCCGCGACGAGGACATGCTCGTCGTCGGCGGCGGCGACGCCGCGATGGAGGAAGCTACGTTCCTCACCAAGTTCGCCGACACCGTCTACATCGCCCACCGGCGCGAGGAGTTCCGCGCCGAACAGTACTGGATCGACCGCGTCCACGAAAAAGTCGAAGCGGGCGAGATCGAGATCATGAAGAACACCGAACTGATCGAGATCCACGGTTCCAAGGAAGAGGGCGTCGACCACGTCACCCTCGTTCGCAACGACAAGGGTCACCCGACCGACCGCCTCGACGACCCCGAGACCGAAGAGTTCGACTTCGACGTCGGCGCCGTCTTCTTCGCGATCGGCCACACGCCCAACACGGAGTACCTCGAGGGCACGGGCGTCGAGATGGACGACGAGGGCTACCTCCGAACCCAGGGTGGGTCCGGCGGCGGCCAGACCGAAACCGACGTGCCCGGCATCTTCGGCGCCGGCGACGTCGTCGACTTCCACTACCAGCAGGCCGTCACCGCTGCGGGCATGGGATCGAAGGCCGCTCTCGACGTCGACGAATATCTGGAGGATCTCGAGCGAGCGTCGACGAGCGAGGCCGAGGCAGCGGCGGCCGACGACTGA
- a CDS encoding SDR family NAD(P)-dependent oxidoreductase, translating to MDDPDLSEQTVLVTGSARGVGRAFVLALAECGANAAVHYHTSADEAREVADEARDRGAPEVMTVQGDVTDPESVDGIFSAVEAELGTVDVLVNNVGDFAPRHWEDIDFETWNRVLETNLNGTYLCSKRALPAMREAGYGRIVNVGYASSEKGLTSPKNFPYFVAKSGVIQFTRMLAADTQDDGITVNVISPYVVENSAEFPDELPRDRPASCDDLVQALLFFLEADSDYVSGQNLEIDGGWLPETV from the coding sequence ATGGACGACCCAGACCTCTCTGAGCAGACGGTGCTCGTCACGGGCAGCGCACGTGGCGTCGGTCGCGCGTTCGTGCTCGCGCTCGCCGAATGTGGCGCGAACGCGGCGGTACACTACCACACGAGCGCCGACGAAGCACGTGAGGTAGCCGACGAAGCACGTGACCGCGGTGCACCGGAAGTGATGACCGTCCAGGGCGACGTGACCGACCCAGAGAGCGTCGACGGCATCTTCTCTGCGGTCGAGGCCGAACTCGGAACCGTCGACGTCCTCGTGAACAACGTCGGCGACTTCGCTCCCCGCCACTGGGAAGACATCGACTTCGAGACCTGGAACCGGGTGCTCGAGACCAACCTCAATGGGACCTACCTCTGCTCGAAGCGGGCCCTACCCGCAATGCGCGAGGCGGGATACGGCCGGATCGTCAACGTCGGCTACGCCTCCTCGGAGAAGGGACTGACGAGTCCGAAGAACTTCCCGTACTTCGTCGCCAAGAGCGGTGTTATCCAGTTTACCCGGATGCTCGCTGCAGACACACAGGACGACGGCATCACGGTCAACGTCATTTCCCCGTACGTCGTCGAGAACTCGGCGGAGTTCCCGGACGAACTACCACGGGACCGACCGGCGTCCTGCGACGACCTCGTTCAGGCGCTCCTGTTTTTCCTCGAGGCAGACAGCGACTACGTCAGCGGACAGAATCTCGAGATCGACGGCGGGTGGCTCCCCGAAACCGTCTGA